One window of Sinorhizobium fredii NGR234 genomic DNA carries:
- a CDS encoding HAL/PAL/TAL family ammonia-lyase, which produces MVETITIDGPLTWRDIAAVADGARLALSARARQRIIDARRIVDALVERGMRGYGINTGVGALCDVVISRDNQHALSHNIILSHACGVGDPLGRGEARAVMAAQIANFAHGYSGVRIETVEALLALLNADVVPLIPSRGSVGYLTHAAAIGLVLIGHGTTTQGTDRLSGSEALARIGLEPLRLQAKEGLSLVNGTPCATGQAALALTRTERLFRWADAAAAMTYENLGSQAEAFAEGPLALRQSPGLQAVGKALRDWLAESPMLAETAGRRTQDPLSLRAVPQVHGAARDAFDHVAGIVDRELSSVTDNPAVSGSPEAPRVHSQAHAVGAALGLALDSLAVAVAEVAAISERRIDRLVNPLVSGLPAFLADDSGVSSGFMIAQYTGTALVAENRRLAAPASLDGGITSALQEDILTHATPAAWKVLAILDNLERIVAIELLAAAQAYDLQPYSRGRAPRTDALYGRIRGAISTYADDRPMNEDFDRMRDLMRGVAP; this is translated from the coding sequence ATGGTTGAAACGATCACCATCGATGGGCCGCTGACATGGCGTGATATCGCCGCCGTCGCTGACGGCGCCCGCCTCGCCTTGTCCGCGCGCGCGCGTCAGCGGATCATCGATGCGCGCCGGATCGTTGATGCGCTGGTCGAGCGCGGCATGCGCGGCTACGGCATCAACACGGGCGTCGGCGCGCTTTGCGATGTTGTGATCAGCCGCGACAACCAGCATGCCCTGTCACACAACATCATCCTGAGCCACGCCTGCGGCGTCGGCGACCCGCTCGGGCGCGGCGAAGCGCGTGCGGTGATGGCAGCGCAGATCGCCAATTTCGCCCACGGCTACTCCGGCGTTCGGATCGAGACGGTCGAGGCGCTGCTGGCACTGCTCAACGCCGACGTCGTTCCTCTCATACCCTCGCGTGGCTCGGTCGGCTATCTCACTCACGCTGCTGCCATCGGCCTCGTTCTGATCGGTCATGGCACGACCACACAAGGGACCGATAGGTTGAGCGGCTCCGAAGCGCTCGCCCGCATCGGGCTCGAGCCGCTGCGGCTTCAGGCGAAAGAGGGACTGAGCCTCGTCAACGGCACGCCCTGCGCCACCGGCCAGGCGGCGCTGGCGCTGACCCGGACGGAACGGCTCTTCCGCTGGGCCGATGCGGCCGCGGCGATGACTTATGAAAATCTCGGCAGCCAGGCCGAGGCCTTTGCCGAGGGGCCATTGGCACTGCGGCAGTCGCCGGGCCTCCAGGCCGTCGGCAAGGCCCTGCGCGACTGGCTGGCCGAGAGCCCGATGCTCGCCGAGACGGCCGGCCGCCGCACGCAGGACCCGTTGAGCCTCCGCGCCGTGCCGCAGGTCCACGGCGCAGCGCGTGATGCCTTCGACCACGTCGCCGGTATCGTCGACCGCGAGCTTTCGAGCGTCACCGACAATCCTGCCGTCTCCGGCTCGCCCGAGGCGCCGCGGGTGCATTCGCAAGCCCATGCCGTCGGGGCGGCGCTCGGCCTCGCGCTCGACAGCCTCGCCGTCGCCGTAGCCGAAGTCGCTGCAATTTCGGAGCGGCGCATCGACCGTCTGGTGAACCCTCTGGTGAGCGGTCTTCCGGCGTTTCTTGCCGATGACAGCGGCGTCTCCTCCGGCTTCATGATTGCCCAGTACACGGGCACCGCCCTCGTCGCCGAGAACCGCCGGCTGGCGGCGCCGGCAAGCCTTGATGGCGGCATCACCTCCGCGCTGCAGGAGGACATCCTGACCCATGCCACGCCTGCCGCATGGAAAGTCTTGGCGATCCTCGACAATCTCGAACGGATCGTCGCGATCGAACTGCTGGCGGCAGCACAGGCCTACGACCTGCAGCCGTATTCCCGCGGCAGGGCACCGCGCACCGATGCACTTTACGGCCGCATTCGCGGAGCAATCTCAACCTATGCCGACGACCGGCCGATGAACGAGGACTTCGACCGGATGCGCGACCTCATGCGAGGAGTGGCACCATGA
- a CDS encoding HutD/Ves family protein: MKILRSNDYRHMPWKNGGGETIEIAVSPDRAPLSDFDWRVSMATVANDGLFSSFPGIDRTLSILEGAGMTLSIEGRPPKLLTVADAPLSFPADVTTSAKLANGPITDLNVMTRRQSLRHRVRKLHVEHSQPITSHARELIFFCHRGSVALSTEGVSATLHALDTAVLQPVAVTLSADIASEVFLIEISSA, encoded by the coding sequence ATGAAGATCCTGCGCTCTAACGACTACAGGCACATGCCCTGGAAGAACGGCGGCGGCGAGACTATCGAAATCGCCGTGTCACCGGATCGTGCGCCGCTTTCCGATTTCGACTGGCGCGTCAGCATGGCGACGGTTGCCAATGACGGGCTGTTTTCCAGCTTTCCGGGCATCGACCGGACGCTCTCCATTCTCGAAGGCGCCGGCATGACGCTGTCGATCGAGGGCCGCCCGCCGAAGCTTTTGACCGTGGCCGACGCGCCCCTCTCCTTCCCCGCCGACGTCACCACCTCGGCCAAGCTCGCCAATGGCCCGATCACCGACCTGAATGTCATGACGCGCCGGCAGTCGCTCAGGCACCGGGTGCGAAAGCTCCATGTCGAGCATTCGCAACCGATCACCTCGCACGCCCGCGAACTCATTTTCTTCTGCCACCGCGGCAGCGTCGCACTTTCAACCGAAGGCGTCTCTGCGACCTTGCATGCGCTGGACACGGCAGTGCTCCAGCCTGTCGCCGTCACTCTGTCCGCCGATATCGCCTCTGAAGTTTTTCTTATCGAGATCAGTTCCGCTTAG
- a CDS encoding low affinity iron permease family protein, translating to MEPIFTRFTNKISDLAGRPPAFAVAFAAIVVWAILGPLFDFSARWQLVVNTGTTIMTFWMVFVLQNSQNRDRIAVQAKIDELIRVSDAENRYIGIEKLDERQLKEVRRTCMQEGTDAREAENGVTGSDCQA from the coding sequence ATGGAGCCGATCTTTACCCGCTTCACCAACAAGATTTCCGATCTCGCTGGACGGCCGCCCGCCTTTGCCGTTGCGTTTGCGGCGATCGTCGTTTGGGCCATTCTCGGGCCGCTTTTCGATTTCTCGGCACGATGGCAGCTCGTCGTCAATACCGGCACGACGATCATGACATTCTGGATGGTCTTCGTGCTTCAGAACTCCCAAAACCGCGACCGTATCGCGGTGCAGGCAAAGATCGACGAGCTCATCCGCGTCAGCGACGCCGAGAACCGCTACATCGGAATCGAGAAGCTCGACGAGCGTCAGCTGAAGGAGGTTCGCCGCACCTGCATGCAAGAGGGTACCGACGCGCGGGAGGCGGAGAATGGTGTCACAGGCAGCGACTGCCAGGCGTGA